The Thunnus albacares chromosome 13, fThuAlb1.1, whole genome shotgun sequence genome segment TTCATCTCTGTAACCCGTctgctctctcactcactctctctttctctctctctctctctgtctttctctctcttgctaaGCAAGGCCGTGACATTCAAGGTTACTCTAATTTTCGTGTTGCTCAAGCATTGAACTCAATTTCTGAATGCTCCGCCCCTCAATGAATACAATAAGACACCTCAGCTTCATTTGCGCGATGAGACCAGTCTCTGCCAGTGTGAAGGCATCTTTACCCAATGGTCACACTGTTATGAATGACATACCTCTTGCTTCTAAGTGGTATTTTGGCAAATGCTGCAGAGGCTATCAAGGAGGGggttttcattctttttttttttttttaattgtatgttATTTCTCAAACTAAAATCGTCTTCCCTCCTCctacttttttcacttttaatttgtggaaaaataaagaacagcAGCCACGTTAGTACCATCGGCTAAATTGGCCGCCGATGTTCCACtgccccctcccccttcccctttttttaaatttctaagaacttttttactattattattattttgtcatcatTTGTGAGCGCGcgtgttgtgttgttttggcAGAATGAGGTTTTGGACTCTTTAGTTGTTGCCCTCTCCTCCCTCGTCGTCCTGCTGGTCGCTCGTCCACAGCGTCAAGTTGTCTCGTAGCAGCTGCATGATGAGAGTGGAGTCTTTGTAGGAGTCCTCGTTGAGGGTGTCCAGCTCGGCGATGGCGTCGTCGAAGGCGGTCTTGGCCAGGTGGCATGCCTGCTCCGGGGCATTCTGGATCTCATAGTAGAAGACGGAGTAGTTGAGAGCCAGGCCCAGGCGGATGGGGTGGGTGGGCTGCATGTGCTCCTTGCTGATCTCATGGGCCTCGCTGTAGGACTTCTCGGAGGACTCCACCACTGAGGCTCGCTTCTCCCCCGTGGCCACCTCGGCCAGGTAACGGTAGTAGTCGCCCTTCATCTTCAGGTAGAACACTTTGCTCTCGTGCTGCGTCTCGTTGCAGTTCTTGATCAGGAAGTTGTCGAGGAGGTTGAGCACGTCCTGGCAGACAGCCTCCAGCTCCTTCTCGATCTTTTCCCGGTAGGCCCGCACCATCTCGATCTTCTTCTCATTACCGTCGGCCGACGTCTTCTGCTCAATGCTGGAGATGACGCGCCAGGATGAACGCCTTGCCCCAACCACATTCTTATAGGCTACAGAGAGCAGGTTCCTCTCCTCATTGGATA includes the following:
- the ywhag1 gene encoding 14-3-3 protein gamma-1 produces the protein MVDREQLVQKARLAEQAERYDDMAAAMKSVTELNEALSNEERNLLSVAYKNVVGARRSSWRVISSIEQKTSADGNEKKIEMVRAYREKIEKELEAVCQDVLNLLDNFLIKNCNETQHESKVFYLKMKGDYYRYLAEVATGEKRASVVESSEKSYSEAHEISKEHMQPTHPIRLGLALNYSVFYYEIQNAPEQACHLAKTAFDDAIAELDTLNEDSYKDSTLIMQLLRDNLTLWTSDQQDDEGGEGNN